From a single Arachnia propionica genomic region:
- a CDS encoding ABC transporter substrate-binding protein yields MKPWRLRLGAVIVAAALGLTGCASGSGGSSPSASGASQPVRIGALFAPTDSLDPATASSPGSMLLAFNVYDSLAIMTKKGAALSLAKSIEPNATADEWTVTLRDGLTYSDGTAATGQDVLDSLAHFAQSPSYASLYSDIDFEASSASGSTATLKLKKPASDFLESSLGMFSAIAPKGQFTGIGAGPFVVDKGDPGTGYQLHANDKYWDGTPSIPQVTMVPIPDSTAQANALRTSEIDLATGLNSAALTTLSGAPNVKVADPTLESASALELALNTRVAPFNDPEVRRAAKLAVDRDKLVTTVLGSTGEVANDMLGKGYDNYPEDVAQTTANKEEAKRIFAEKGVTSFTIVAADVMPGMVASAELMAQEFAEVGVQITVDKRDPQTYYSNPAELHQAQAATAFWINRNPITEFRSQVMPDYPFNLSGFTSETIQQNLTKATATLDAAEQKKLVGEISKEIHDQGGDLIWGYQKQVSAYRAGLENFTSVQAVPWLTKATFNPVG; encoded by the coding sequence ATGAAACCTTGGAGATTGCGTCTGGGCGCCGTCATCGTGGCCGCCGCCCTGGGACTGACCGGATGCGCATCCGGTTCCGGCGGCAGCTCCCCGTCGGCCTCGGGCGCCTCCCAGCCGGTCAGGATCGGGGCGCTCTTCGCCCCGACCGATTCACTCGACCCGGCCACCGCCTCCTCACCGGGTTCGATGCTGCTGGCGTTCAACGTCTACGACTCCCTGGCGATCATGACCAAGAAGGGGGCGGCGCTGTCCCTGGCCAAGTCCATCGAACCCAACGCCACCGCCGATGAGTGGACCGTCACGCTGCGCGACGGCCTGACCTACTCCGACGGCACCGCCGCCACTGGGCAGGACGTCCTGGATTCCCTCGCCCATTTCGCCCAGTCACCCAGCTACGCCAGTCTGTACTCCGACATCGACTTCGAGGCCTCCAGCGCATCCGGGTCGACGGCGACGCTGAAACTGAAGAAACCCGCCTCCGATTTCCTCGAATCCTCGCTGGGAATGTTCTCCGCCATCGCCCCGAAGGGCCAGTTCACCGGCATCGGCGCCGGCCCCTTCGTCGTCGACAAGGGGGACCCCGGCACCGGCTACCAGCTACACGCCAACGACAAATACTGGGACGGCACCCCGTCCATCCCGCAGGTCACGATGGTGCCGATCCCCGACTCCACGGCCCAGGCCAACGCCCTGCGCACCAGCGAGATCGACCTCGCCACCGGCCTCAACTCGGCTGCCCTCACGACCCTGTCCGGAGCTCCCAACGTCAAGGTGGCCGACCCCACCCTGGAGTCCGCATCCGCCCTGGAGCTGGCCCTCAACACCCGCGTCGCGCCCTTCAACGACCCGGAGGTGCGGCGGGCCGCCAAACTTGCCGTGGACCGGGACAAGCTGGTCACCACCGTCCTCGGATCCACCGGTGAGGTCGCCAACGACATGCTCGGCAAGGGATACGACAACTACCCGGAGGACGTCGCCCAGACCACGGCCAACAAAGAGGAGGCCAAGCGCATCTTCGCGGAGAAAGGGGTCACGTCCTTCACGATCGTCGCAGCCGACGTCATGCCGGGTATGGTCGCCTCGGCCGAGTTGATGGCCCAGGAGTTCGCCGAGGTGGGGGTGCAGATCACCGTCGACAAGCGCGACCCGCAGACCTACTACAGCAACCCTGCCGAGCTGCACCAGGCGCAGGCGGCGACCGCCTTTTGGATCAACCGCAACCCTATCACCGAGTTCCGCAGCCAGGTCATGCCCGACTACCCCTTCAACCTTTCCGGTTTCACCTCCGAGACGATCCAGCAGAACCTGACGAAAGCCACCGCCACCCTGGACGCGGCCGAGCAGAAGAAGCTGGTGGGCGAGATCAGCAAGGAGATCCACGACCAGGGCGGTGACCTGATCTGGGGCTACCAGAAGCAGGTCTCGGCGTACCGGGCCGGGCTGGAGAATTTCACCTCCGTCCAAGCGGTTCCCTGGCTGACAAAGGCCACCTTCAACCCGGTCGGCTGA
- a CDS encoding ABC transporter permease, translating into MLLTLPVAVVTGARPRHPVSRFLTGFSVAAAAIPEFVVAIALLAVLAVWTRWLPVLSVPGAGRTVWENPVCLVMPALSLWLVCSASLTRRVQALVATHAAAPYVREAELAGLTRRRVLSRHLLPSVAPGVLQLLAQTIPYLLGGAVVVETVTSFPGLGFALVRAVGDREVPVVMAAGALMMVVAVVAFTVADALSVRQERMVAVV; encoded by the coding sequence GTGCTGCTCACCCTGCCCGTCGCGGTCGTCACCGGGGCGCGTCCGAGGCATCCGGTCAGCCGGTTCCTGACGGGGTTCTCGGTGGCCGCTGCCGCGATACCGGAGTTCGTGGTGGCGATCGCGCTGCTGGCCGTCCTGGCGGTGTGGACCCGCTGGCTGCCGGTGCTGTCGGTGCCCGGTGCGGGTCGCACGGTGTGGGAGAACCCCGTCTGCCTGGTGATGCCGGCGCTGTCGCTGTGGCTGGTGTGTTCCGCATCCCTGACCCGTCGCGTCCAGGCCCTGGTGGCCACCCACGCCGCGGCACCCTACGTGCGCGAGGCGGAACTGGCGGGCCTGACGCGGCGACGGGTGCTGTCCAGGCACCTGTTGCCGTCGGTGGCTCCCGGCGTCCTGCAGCTGCTCGCGCAGACGATCCCCTACCTGCTGGGTGGGGCCGTGGTGGTCGAGACCGTGACCTCCTTCCCCGGTCTGGGGTTCGCGCTGGTGCGGGCCGTCGGGGACAGGGAGGTGCCGGTGGTGATGGCCGCGGGGGCGTTGATGATGGTGGTCGCGGTGGTGGCCTTCACCGTCGCGGATGCGCTGTCGGTGCGCCAGGAACGCATGGTTGCGGTGGTGTGA
- a CDS encoding ABC transporter permease subunit — protein MSVSARIWGGIALLMVLVTMVAPWLAPAAGNSAATTSFAYSVGGPGGLGHDYLGRPVLPQLLEGGRALLIAALLTAVVSQGVGLAAGLWLATRARGAWFARFVLDVVLVTPMIVASLVVYQRAGASLYATIPIATALTLPFTSRYYRAAAEPLLGAAFFEQARVAGDRTSVALVREVVPVLLRPVLADLGLATITALYLMATISFLGTTAAESGFLWPTMVSRNLDGLGLNPWAVLAPLGAMVALTVPVNLFVDALGGRRD, from the coding sequence GTGAGCGTTTCAGCGAGGATCTGGGGCGGCATCGCCCTGCTGATGGTGCTTGTCACCATGGTCGCCCCGTGGTTGGCGCCAGCGGCCGGGAATTCCGCGGCCACGACGTCCTTCGCCTATTCGGTGGGCGGTCCGGGCGGGTTGGGGCACGACTACCTGGGGCGGCCGGTGCTGCCCCAGCTCCTGGAGGGCGGCCGGGCGTTGCTGATCGCGGCCCTCCTGACCGCGGTGGTCTCGCAGGGCGTCGGGCTGGCCGCTGGTTTGTGGCTCGCCACCCGGGCCCGGGGGGCCTGGTTCGCGCGGTTCGTCTTGGATGTCGTCCTGGTGACACCGATGATTGTTGCCTCGCTGGTGGTCTATCAGCGCGCCGGGGCGTCGCTGTATGCCACCATCCCGATCGCAACCGCCCTGACCCTGCCGTTCACGTCCCGCTACTACCGGGCGGCCGCGGAGCCACTGTTGGGGGCGGCCTTCTTCGAACAGGCCAGGGTGGCCGGCGACAGGACGTCGGTGGCGCTGGTCCGGGAGGTGGTGCCGGTGCTGCTGCGTCCCGTCCTGGCCGACCTGGGGTTGGCGACGATCACCGCCCTCTACCTGATGGCCACCATTTCCTTCCTGGGCACCACCGCCGCCGAGTCCGGTTTCCTGTGGCCGACGATGGTGTCGCGGAACCTCGACGGGCTGGGGCTCAATCCGTGGGCGGTGCTGGCCCCGTTGGGTGCGATGGTGGCGTTGACGGTGCCCGTGAACCTGTTCGTCGATGCCCTCGGAGGTCGCCGTGACTGA
- a CDS encoding ABC transporter ATP-binding protein, with protein sequence MTEPAVQVDDLRIRSVAGTILDKTALAVERGERVGLVGESGSGKSTLSLALLGSIAPGLELGAGNVTVLDVPVVVDGRLASPGALRGLRRRVARLDQDPAGALTPTRRIGYLMTELSRGPREDAQRLRDEALEVFGLPTTRDFLNRFPAELSGGQRRRVALARALARRPELLVLDEPTAGLDPSAVDAALGLVEQLVAELDATLLVITHDPAVAARLTSRVVEMRDGRLTDGVPAREVVAADRPGTSRGGGTRRDAEPVLCVRSLTASAPGLADPPVTGLDLDVLDGEAVALTGPSGSGKSTVARTLVGLWPRRDGEVSVAGTALPARLDDWPRSARGTIGWVPQDPATSVNPAWSLGRSLARAHARAVRLGRAGTGVEEAAELVGLPPGWETRHPRQLSGGQLQRFAIARVLVSGARLLVLDEVTSSLDATTRDAICEVLAEVRKRIPMLVITHDPTVIARCDREVRLND encoded by the coding sequence GTGACTGAACCAGCCGTGCAGGTCGACGACCTGCGGATCCGTTCGGTCGCCGGAACGATCCTGGACAAAACCGCCCTTGCCGTGGAACGGGGCGAGCGGGTCGGGCTCGTAGGGGAATCCGGTTCGGGGAAGTCGACCCTGTCCTTGGCCCTGCTGGGTTCGATCGCGCCTGGTTTGGAACTGGGGGCGGGGAACGTGACGGTGCTGGATGTGCCCGTCGTTGTCGATGGCCGGTTGGCCTCCCCCGGGGCCCTGCGGGGACTGCGGCGTCGCGTCGCCCGGCTGGATCAGGACCCGGCCGGGGCGTTGACCCCGACCCGCCGCATCGGATACCTGATGACGGAGTTGTCGCGGGGTCCGCGTGAGGATGCGCAGCGACTCCGCGACGAGGCCCTGGAGGTCTTCGGGCTGCCGACGACCCGCGACTTCCTGAACCGTTTCCCGGCGGAGCTGTCGGGAGGGCAGCGGCGGCGGGTGGCGCTGGCCCGCGCCCTGGCACGCCGCCCCGAGCTGCTGGTGCTCGACGAACCGACCGCCGGGCTCGACCCGTCGGCCGTCGACGCCGCCCTGGGTCTAGTGGAACAGCTCGTGGCGGAATTGGACGCGACCCTGCTGGTGATCACCCACGACCCCGCGGTGGCGGCGCGCCTGACCAGCCGGGTGGTGGAGATGCGTGACGGGCGTCTCACCGACGGCGTCCCGGCGCGGGAAGTCGTGGCCGCGGATCGCCCGGGAACATCACGAGGCGGCGGAACGCGAAGGGACGCGGAGCCCGTTTTGTGCGTGCGGTCGTTGACGGCGAGCGCGCCCGGGCTGGCCGATCCCCCCGTGACCGGCCTGGACCTGGACGTCCTCGACGGGGAGGCGGTGGCGTTGACGGGACCGTCCGGTTCGGGAAAGTCGACGGTGGCGCGGACCCTCGTCGGACTCTGGCCGAGGCGCGACGGCGAGGTGAGCGTGGCCGGGACGGCCCTGCCGGCGCGGCTGGACGACTGGCCCCGTTCGGCGCGCGGGACGATCGGGTGGGTGCCGCAGGATCCCGCGACGTCGGTGAACCCGGCGTGGTCGCTCGGACGGTCCCTGGCGCGCGCCCATGCCAGGGCGGTGCGACTCGGCAGGGCGGGAACGGGCGTCGAGGAGGCGGCCGAACTGGTCGGTTTGCCACCCGGCTGGGAAACCCGTCATCCGAGACAGCTGTCGGGAGGCCAGCTGCAGCGCTTCGCGATCGCCCGGGTCCTGGTCTCCGGGGCGCGGCTGCTGGTGCTCGACGAGGTAACCTCCAGCCTGGACGCGACCACCCGCGACGCCATCTGCGAGGTCCTGGCCGAGGTCAGGAAACGCATCCCCATGTTGGTGATCACCCACGACCCGACAGTGATCGCCCGCTGCGACCGGGAGGTCAGGCTCAACGACTAA
- a CDS encoding YdcF family protein: MGSTTLTGLVLLAALLIVGWVAWRRVRQEPRRLANAGWIAVTVLLGIQVLAVLGFAAPLVGLGFLVLMSPLMAVGLAGFLILNGVVMLCRERFSLAHSLSLLAGVGLVAAMVVCVAVVFTEEKRAFPVPAFIMLTTGWVALMFFCFVGYSWFYQRIVRRVHPDFIMVLGAGVPSGKVTPLLAGRIDRALGVWRGEVGVGRRPLLVMSGGQGPDEPVSEARAMAEYALERGVPEAALVLEDRSTTTRENFQMSTDLVRVEPRLGPEAMGVAVTSNYHAMRAALLARDLGTGIQVLGARTAWYYWPSAMLREFVAVVQRSPKAYGLGLALTTMPLTLLVTLILLS; this comes from the coding sequence GTGGGCTCGACAACTCTGACTGGACTGGTACTGCTGGCAGCTTTACTCATCGTGGGGTGGGTGGCATGGCGGCGGGTCCGCCAGGAACCGCGGCGATTGGCCAATGCTGGGTGGATTGCCGTCACCGTGCTGCTCGGCATCCAGGTACTGGCGGTGCTCGGTTTCGCGGCCCCATTGGTGGGGCTGGGTTTCCTGGTGCTCATGTCGCCCTTGATGGCCGTCGGTTTGGCGGGTTTCCTCATCCTCAATGGTGTGGTCATGCTCTGCAGGGAACGTTTCTCCTTGGCGCATTCGTTGTCCCTGCTCGCTGGTGTTGGGCTGGTTGCGGCAATGGTTGTTTGTGTCGCCGTGGTTTTTACCGAGGAAAAACGGGCCTTTCCCGTTCCGGCGTTCATCATGCTCACTACCGGTTGGGTGGCGTTGATGTTCTTTTGTTTCGTCGGGTACTCCTGGTTCTACCAACGTATCGTTCGCAGAGTTCACCCGGATTTCATCATGGTGCTGGGTGCTGGGGTTCCTTCTGGGAAGGTCACCCCGCTGCTGGCCGGGCGTATTGACCGGGCCCTTGGGGTGTGGCGGGGTGAGGTGGGTGTTGGGCGGCGTCCGTTGTTGGTGATGAGTGGTGGGCAGGGTCCTGATGAACCTGTCAGTGAGGCTAGGGCGATGGCGGAGTATGCGTTGGAGCGGGGTGTTCCGGAAGCGGCTTTGGTGTTGGAGGATCGCTCCACGACGACCCGGGAGAATTTCCAGATGTCGACGGATCTGGTTCGGGTCGAGCCGCGGCTGGGCCCGGAGGCTATGGGAGTTGCTGTTACCAGCAATTATCATGCGATGCGTGCTGCGTTGTTGGCCCGCGACTTGGGTACGGGTATTCAGGTGTTGGGGGCGCGTACTGCGTGGTATTACTGGCCGAGTGCCATGTTGCGGGAGTTCGTGGCGGTGGTGCAGAGATCCCCCAAGGCCTACGGGCTGGGCCTGGCCCTGACGACGATGCCATTGACATTGCTGGTGACACTAATCTTGCTGTCCTGA
- a CDS encoding ATP-binding protein, which yields MYVDRLEVINPGGLYGAVTLRTLGTAGISSTRNQRLASLLENVRLPDGGLVAENRGTGFAVMAAELEKALMPPIEIRDDMVSFTVTFRRRRLACGERRNTARAGIEKTLWERASATTAELMAATGFSRTAVQQALNQMIGEGTVEAMEPPRSPASATAPRRLDEPGADA from the coding sequence ATGTACGTCGACCGGCTCGAGGTCATCAACCCCGGTGGGTTGTACGGCGCAGTGACCCTGCGAACGCTCGGGACGGCGGGAATCAGCTCGACCCGCAACCAGCGGCTGGCCTCTCTGCTCGAGAACGTGCGGCTCCCCGATGGCGGTCTCGTTGCTGAGAATCGGGGAACTGGTTTCGCGGTGATGGCTGCGGAACTTGAGAAGGCCCTCATGCCCCCGATCGAGATCCGCGACGACATGGTGAGCTTCACCGTCACCTTCCGTCGGCGTCGGCTGGCTTGTGGGGAACGCAGGAACACGGCCCGCGCGGGGATCGAGAAAACACTGTGGGAACGGGCCTCGGCGACAACCGCCGAGCTGATGGCCGCGACGGGATTCAGCCGCACCGCCGTCCAGCAAGCCCTCAATCAGATGATCGGGGAGGGGACGGTTGAGGCAATGGAACCCCCTCGCAGCCCCGCCAGCGCTACCGCACCAAGGCGGCTGGATGAACCGGGAGCAGACGCGTGA
- a CDS encoding metalloregulator ArsR/SmtB family transcription factor → MDEVFKALADPTRRMLLDRLFAEEGLTQKELEKDFEMTRFGIAKHLHILEEAGLVTTKRDGRVKRHFLNPIPIHQIHARWIDKYTAHQASALMELKSDLEDS, encoded by the coding sequence ATGGACGAGGTGTTCAAGGCCTTGGCGGATCCCACGAGACGCATGCTGCTCGACCGGCTGTTCGCCGAAGAGGGACTCACCCAAAAGGAACTGGAGAAGGACTTCGAAATGACACGGTTCGGCATCGCAAAACACCTGCACATCCTGGAAGAAGCAGGTCTGGTGACCACGAAGCGCGACGGCCGCGTCAAACGACACTTCCTCAACCCCATTCCGATCCACCAGATCCATGCCCGCTGGATCGACAAATACACCGCCCACCAGGCATCCGCCCTGATGGAGCTGAAATCAGATCTGGAGGACTCATGA
- a CDS encoding SRPBCC family protein, whose amino-acid sequence MTTTQVHRIFIKAAPEAIWEAITKPEFTRRYFYGSSIDTTTEPGSPCVYRSTDAPLVDGEVLESDPVHRFVITWRSLYHPPSADEPASRVTWLIEPQEDGHCCLTVIHDRLDSSPNTAKNVGAAWMFVLSGLKTVVETGESW is encoded by the coding sequence ATGACCACCACACAGGTGCATCGCATCTTCATCAAGGCTGCTCCCGAAGCAATCTGGGAGGCCATCACGAAACCCGAATTCACCCGTCGCTACTTCTATGGGTCCAGCATCGACACGACCACGGAACCCGGCTCACCGTGCGTCTATCGCTCGACCGACGCTCCCCTGGTCGACGGGGAGGTGCTGGAATCGGATCCGGTCCACAGATTCGTGATCACCTGGCGTTCGCTCTATCACCCACCTTCGGCGGACGAACCTGCCAGCCGCGTCACCTGGCTCATCGAACCTCAGGAAGACGGCCATTGCTGTCTCACCGTGATCCATGACCGCCTCGATAGTTCCCCGAACACGGCCAAGAACGTCGGGGCAGCCTGGATGTTCGTGCTCAGCGGCCTCAAAACGGTTGTGGAAACCGGGGAGAGCTGGTGA